The proteins below come from a single Drosophila kikkawai strain 14028-0561.14 chromosome 3R, DkikHiC1v2, whole genome shotgun sequence genomic window:
- the RpL10Aa gene encoding large ribosomal subunit protein uL1, which yields MTSKVSRDMLYNALKNILQDTQDHDRDCLDVVELQIGLNNYDINKDKRFYGSVLLNHIAVPQLNVCIFGDQQHCDEAKTLGIQCLDVEDLKMISKNPKLVKKIARNYDAFLASESLIKQIPISLGSGLTHAGKYLIPLSHKESMRAKITILATKKTQVKNIECLSVNVGHIGMLVEDLIQNLNISINFLVSLLKENWQNVRSLYVKSSMGLPQRIY from the coding sequence atgacaTCGAAAGTATCGCGTGACATGCTCTACAACGCTCTTAAGAACATCTTGCAGGATACTCAGGATCATGACCGCGACTGCCTTGATGTCGTGGAACTGCAGATTGGACTCAATAACTACGATATTAACAAGGATAAGCGATTTTATGGAAGTGTTCTTTTGAACCACATCGCAGTGCCTCAACTGAACGTTTGCATTTTCGGGGATCAGCAGCATTGCGATGAGGCCAAGACCTTAGGCATTCAATGCCTCGATGTGGAGGACCTCAAGATGATTAGCAAGAACCCAAAGTTAGTAAAGAAAATAGCCAGAAATTACGATGCCTTCTTGGCCTCTGAGTCGCTGATCAAACAGATTCCCATCTCATTGGGTTCAGGACTGACCCACGCAGGAAAATATCTCATTCCGCTGTCCCACAAGGAGTCGATGAGGGCCAAAATCACAATACTGGCCACCAAAAAGACTCAAGTGAAGAATATTGAATGCCTCTCCGTCAATGTTGGGCACATTGGCATGCTAGTAGAGGATCTAATTCAAAATCTAAACATTTCAATCAACTTTCTGGTCTCTCTGCTGAAGGAGAACTGGCAGAACGTGCGCTCACTTTATGTAAAATCATCTATGGGTCTGCCCCAGAGAAtctattaa